The Nitrososphaerota archaeon sequence TAATGCTTGGAAAACTTTAATTGCTCTATCTATATTGCAACATCCCATAAACGGTGATTGATCTATAAATATTGGATATATTTTACATCCTCTATTCATCATTAACCATGAAGCTATGCAACTATCTGTTCCACCTGAGAAAAGACTTACTAAAGGAGTTTGTGCTCCTATTGGATATCCTCCATATCCTTCAAATCTTTCAAAATAAAATAAAGAATATTCTTTATCTATTTCTACTTCAATTATAATATCTGGATTTTTTAAATCTACTTTCGTATAAATATTTTTTTCTAAACATTTTTCTAAAATTTTTTTACCTATTAATGAAGAAATTTGCATAGAATTTAATTCTAATTCTTTATATCTTCTTTTTGTTTCAATTTTAAATTTTTTCCCAGAAACTTTTAAATAAGCTTCCTCCGATATTTTTTCAATAATTTCTTCTAAATTGCTTGTTTTAATTAAATAAATTGGTGCTGTATATCTCACTCCTGGAATCCTACTAAGAATTTTAGCAATTTCTAAATTATTATTTGCTATAATAATTATTCTATCCCATAAAGTTTTTACTTCATTTATATCTATTTTCTTCCATTTTAATCCATTCAATATATTTTTAACAAGTAATTTAATCATTTGCTTTCTTACATATTTACTTCTTAATCCTATTTCTGAAAAAGCAATTAAAATTGCACTTTCCATATATTATACTCCT is a genomic window containing:
- the thiI gene encoding tRNA uracil 4-sulfurtransferase ThiI; protein product: MESAILIAFSEIGLRSKYVRKQMIKLLVKNILNGLKWKKIDINEVKTLWDRIIIIANNNLEIAKILSRIPGVRYTAPIYLIKTSNLEEIIEKISEEAYLKVSGKKFKIETKRRYKELELNSMQISSLIGKKILEKCLEKNIYTKVDLKNPDIIIEVEIDKEYSLFYFERFEGYGGYPIGAQTPLVSLFSGGTDSCIASWLMMNRGCKIYPIFIDQSPFMGCCNIDRAIKVFQALREYVLYPDMELAIVKVGKIMEKIIKKSTPKNICLHCKRTMYKIAEKYSEKIGAKGIVTGESVGQVASQTIDNLYVISQSINLPVYRPLAGMSKEMIHEFAKKIGIYDIAAVDVGYCDILPEHPTTKGKINEIIEEEKAMDLDKEIEEAFQQITYYKAP